Below is a window of Congzhengia minquanensis DNA.
CAGCCTGGCGGCCGTAATGCTTCCGTCCTGGTCCATAATTCGATAGTCATACACCTGCAATGTGCCCGGCGCTTCGTTTGTGCCGGCTCCAAGCTGAATTGCGTCGATATATTTTCCGTTGCTGCCCAAAGCGACGGCAGCCTGATTGCCTCCCGAAAAGCCTGCCCCGGCCTTTGCCTTGTTCCCAACGGCTCCGCCATAGCCGGTAACAGTCGTTGCACTTCCCACGGCGCCGCCGGCGTTTGCATTTGCATTGCTTCCAATTGCTCCGCCGCCGTTTGTGGAGCTGGCCCCCAAGCCTACCGAACCGCCGCCGCCTGTCGCCGCAGCTCCGCTTCCAATCGCTGCTCCGTTTGTTGTGGAGGCGCCTTGTCCTCCCGCGAACCCGCCGTCTTCCGTCTGCTTGTCGGCTTTTAATTCCAGCTTGCCGTCTATTAAGCTTTTTGCATCTTCCGTCAGTTTGTTCGCGGCTATAATCTGCTCCTGAACGCGGTTCAAAAGCGTAACATAAACAGATGCGCTTGTCTGCGCCACATTGTCTGCGTCGCCCAGCCCTTCCACAACCGTGGCCAGCAGAACTTTGGCTGTAATGTAGTTTTTCGCGGCATCTGCCAGGGCCACCTCTAAACGAAGCTCTCCTGCTACGGCATAGATGTCGTTTTTTGGAACGAACACGCCCAGGTTGTCTTGCACTTCACCTGCGTCTGCAAGAACCGTTCCGTCAGACCGCTTCGCCTTAACCGTGAGAACGCAATCTGTTAAGTCCACCCGCGCACCGTTGTCATAAAACTCAAACTCTAACCGGTATGCGCCTACGTCCCCCGTGACGAACTCCATATCTGAGGTCATTACCCGGGGGTCTTGATAATTGATTTTTAGTTTATATGTAATCATGTTTTAAGCCTCCTAAAATAATAAGAATGAAAAGCTGATGTCCCCTTGCTCGGTGGAAGTCATTTGAATGGTGAGCAGACCATTTTCGTTGTGCATCTCACAAAACACAAAGCTATCGGCTGCTTCGCCAACCTTTATACACATCCTGTCGTAAAGCCATTTATTTTCATTGTCGTGTCCACTGGAATCTTTGAAAGAATAGTTACTAGCATAAGCAGTATTTTTTCCCATGTCACAAAAGGAATATGCAGAATACTCTCGATTTAAATGATCCTTGCCGGAACATTCGGCAAAGGCGAACCGGTGCTGCCCCTGGTCGTTTAAATTGATGGTGGTTTGTCCAAAATATTCGTTGGGATATATTCTTTCCTCGCATCTTGCATGGACGGTTACGTTCATGATATATCCGGCATTGCTGGCATAGCCGTTATTTTTACATTTTGCAAAGGGCCTTCGGTCTGTAAATTCACCGGATTCTGAAATCTCGGCCAGCGGAATGCAGCTTCCGTCTGTGGCGGGCGCTGTCTGTCCGCAAACAGGAAAACATTCCCCCGACTGCTGCTTTAAATAAACATAGTTTTTTACATTTTGCAAATAGGCGAGCTCATGGCCACCGGGCTCCACATCCATCACCGTGCCGTCTTCAAAGACCGCCGTGCCGGGATTGATTCGCAGCTTGTTTTCTTGCGGAAGTTTCACTGCCTTTAGCGTGTAGTTCGAGTCGCTGATTACGCCCGGGCTGCACAGCGTTTGCGTCAGGGCGTTTAAGTGCGAGGCTTCATATGCGGCCGTTTGACCTTCCGCCCCGGTTTCAGAAAAAACCTGCCCGGCAGAAGGGTTATACATAAGCCTTCTGTAAATGTTGTTTAAATCGGCCGCCTGATAGCTGCCGTTGTCAATAAAACTGTTTTTTATTGGCATGAAAATTTCTCCTTTCTTATATTAGGATAAAGGAAAAGCTGTATGGAAAGCTTTCGGCTGAGGAAAATTCATTTTTAGGATCATACATTATATCAAACGAAAGTTGATTATCACTGGTATTTACACTGATGGTTGTAGATATATAATCAGAGTCTGTCCTATAATAAAGATACAGCTTTTCAGCAGAATAAGTTTTAGGAACACCTTTGTAATCTAAAACGCTGCATTTATGAGTTTGTTTAACAAGGTCATAAACTCCGGCTGTCCGGTAGAAGCTGTCATCATAAATATAGACAAACCGCCGGTCTTTTAAGTCTTCATCGTCCCCAAACGTTACAGTTGCCTGGCCTTTGGCGCTGAAGTAACGGTAATATTCACCGTTTGCCGACGGTGTGGACTGCGGCTTGCACATCACCGTAACCTCATATTGCTTCGGCGCATAGCCGCTGTCTTTCGACGGCAGTTTTCCAACGGCATATTCCCGCCTGTCGGTAATGGCTCCGTCTGTTTCAATTTCTGCCAGCGGCACAAAGTCGCCGGTGGGCGCGTCGGTTGTGCAGACGGGGTAATAGGAGTTGGAAAAGATGTAATCGTTTTTTAAATATACGTAGTGCTTCACTCCCGGCACGTAAGAAAGCACCACGTCGGATTCGGCCGAATCTTCCGGCAGCGTCACCTCAAACAGGGTGCCGTCGTGAAAGAATGCCTTGCCGGGGCAAATGGAAACAGCGCCGTCCTGCCCCTGTGTTTTTACAACCTGCAGAGAGGCGTCGCCGCTTTTTACGCCGGACTGAAAAATAAGCGCGCCGGTTTCGTGAAACGAGCTTAAATTATAAGGCGCTTGACTGTTTTCGGTAAAGGTTTGCGCAATTCCAGCTGTGACGAACCGGCTGGTTATTTTGTTAACGTCTTTGACGCCATAGGTGGCGCCGCTGTCAAAAGTATAATGATATGACATTTATTCATTCCTCCTTAAAAATCAGCTTTTCACCAACATTTCCGTTTTCCCACCAGATTTCCGCGCCGGTTATGCGCTTGGAAACGGTTTCGGCAAAACCGCCCTTCTCTACCTGAACGCGAACGGTGTCTCCCAAACCGTAGTCCGTGCCCAATTTTAGGCGGGAGCTTTCGCCGGAAATTTCATGCCGCCAAATTTTGTTTGTTAAATCGGTCTTTGCCTCCGACTCTGTGGCAGAGGAAAGCACGGCGTCCCATTTGCAAATGCCCTCAGCATCGCCGGGCAGATATTCCCACAGCTCCGGCATGTCATTGCACACCTTCCACGTTCCGGTTTCTTTGTCGGCACACACCAGATAAGAACCGGCTGGATATGACTTTTTGGGAGACTGCTCATCCTCATAAGTAATCGTGTAATACCAGCCGTAAGACGACGGACGGCTTGCCGGCACGCTGTTATCATAAGGGTTCCAGTCCCCTTTATCCACAAGCTCCTTTTTATACCAGCCTGCGGTATAAAAATTCTGGCAGTCGTCTGTTATGGTTACGTTTTTTAAATTGCGGTTGGCCTCTGAAACGATTTCAACCCTGTTTTCCCCCTGATATATTTCAAAATTCCATTTGTTTTCCGTTACGTCCAGCATGACCCGGTGCCCCAGCAAATCGTTTTCCAAACGGTCCCGAATCACGTCGCTCACCGGGTTTCTGGTGTTTCTCCAAAACGCCTCGCCCTCAAGCTCCAGCGCAGGTAAATCGTGAAACGTAAAGTCGCTTTCATAAATATCTGAAAACCCGGTTTGCAAAACATACTGCACCACCGACGGATAGTCCGTAAACTTTAATTCCGAGGTTTTAAAAGGCCCAATGGTTCTGCGGGACAAAATCCAGTTGGGCGTTTTGCCGTAAATTTTCACGGCGCTGTCCACGGTTTTTCCCGTAATAATGGCCTGAAGCATTTTTCCCTGGGTCAGGAACAAATATTGATGATTCATCAGGATGTTCACCAGCCCGTTTGAGAGGGGAAACGTGCCCTCAAAGGTTCCGATTTCGTTGAAATAGAGCGTCCAGTAGCACGATTTTATGTTGTGCTCAATGTGAAGCAGTTCAAAATTGCCGGTGTCGAACCGGTAAAACCGAATATCTTCCATTAATACATCGCCTCCAGATAGTTGTTTTGAAACAGGATATAGGCGTTAATGCGCACATTTGTTCTGCACTCAATTTCGTTTGCACCGCTTAAGAGAACAAAACTGCTGAAAAAGCTGTCGTCTGAAAGATACTGAAACATTCTTTCCCGCAGGTTGGATGTAATTTCCCGGTTTGGAATGTCAATTTTAATTTGCTCCCCGTAGGAAATTTTGTAATTGAGTTTTAAAAACGCATTGGCCGTTTTGTTCACTATGGTGATGGAGTTGTCGTCGTAGTCCGTATTCTCCGGGTCGTCGCCGAAAATATAAATCACAGGCTCCGACGCCTCTTCTCCGGAAACCACAAGGTCTGTGCTGTTTACGCGTTCAGAAAACGTCACCGGAAGATGGAACGGAAACGTCAGCTTGTCGTTCTTTCGGGATATTACCACCCGCTTCTCTTCACAGTCGTGAAAATAGGGGTTGTCGGCCACAAACTGAAGCGTTGCCTCAAAAAAGGCGGCCTTTTTTTCGGTTTTGGTGAAAGACGTGCATCTGCAGGAAATCGCCCTGTGTTTCGTGCCGTGATGAATGGTCAGCACGCCGTCTGCGTTTAAAATGCAGGCGGCGCGGGACATGGAAATCTGCGGGAAGCGGCAGTCGATATCCACGTTCATGGTAATGGTTCGCGCCAAAACCGAAACGGAAGACAATTCCTGCCCCGCCACACCGGCAAAGGTGTTATAGGCAAAGCTTTTTTCGGGAATGCCCAGCCCCGTAATCTCCTTAATTTTCCAGGCGGGGCCTTTGCCGCCGCCCGTCATCAGAATTTTCCCAAAATCGTTTTGAAATGTAATGTTCATCAATGTCAATACCCTCCTGCCATTCGGTGTTGCTCAGAAATTGCCTTTGCCGACTGAATTCTTTGAACGTCTGTTTCGCCGCTGCCATATAAGTGATAGGTCGGCGAAAAAACACGGCTTTCGCCGTTAGCCGAAGCCCCCACAACCTGGGGAACCAGCGTAAACGACCAGCCGGTAATCTGCGTTTTTATGTCTTCCATTTGGGTTTGGAGTTCCTCTAAAAAGCTGCGGCTGAACTCCATGGCGGAGTCTTCGCCAATATCCGAAAACGCCTCCGGCACCTCAAAGCCCGCTTCCTTCAGTTCTGAAACAATTTTCTCCGTTGCCTCCTTCCACTCCTCGCGGAAGGGATTTTTCGAAACCTCGTCTAGCAAATCCATGTTTTCTTTATAGTCGGCGAGATATTTTTCAAATTCCTCATCGGTGGCCTTTGTTAAAAGCGCCGCGAAATCAGAAGCCTCCTCCGGCGACATTCCCAAAAGCTCGTCATAAAGCTTTGCAGCCGCGGCTTCGTCTAAGCCCGAGGCCTTCAGCCGCTGGGCCGCCGCAGTGATATTCTCGTTATATTGTCTTAAAAAGTCGTTGTCTTTTGATATATCGTTTAACTCATTGAACTGCAGGTCGCTGCCGTCTTCATAATAGTTTTTCACGGTTACGGTTTTCATCAGGCTGCCATAGCCGTCAAGCTTACCGTAAAGGGCCTCCTGCTTGGAAAGAAGATCGGAAAGCTTCTTGCCGGCATATTCCGCAATTTCGTCATAGGCCTTCTGAATCTGGCTTTTGTTGTAACTGCAAATTTTCTTGGTATATTCCATCCACTCAGCAGAGCCTACGGCAAAGTGCTTGTCGCGGTATTCTAAAAGCTTTTGATAATAATCCTGCTCGGTTAACAGCCCCATGTCATAGTGAAAATCCAGCATATCCAGCTCGTTTTCCCGTGAGAGCTTGGCAATGTCCTCTGTCATTTCGGCATATTCTTCTGTGCCCTCGGCATAATAACGGTCGCGAAAAGCCGTCAGCTCCGCAATATACTGCGCTTCCGACATAAGTCCCTTGTCGTGTTGCTTGTCCAGCTCGTCTAACGCTTTGTCCCGGGCTTCCTCCGCCATTTCTTTTTGGTGGTCATAAATTTTTTCCGTAGCGTCAAACCACTCTTTGGTATAGGCAGTTAAATACTGGTCCCGCAATCGCTCCATTTCAGCATAATAATCTTCGGTAGAAAGGCCCCCGAAAGCCTGCTTATAATCTAAAATTTCCAGCTTATCCTGATATTTTTCCGTGTTCCCCTTGTCGTTTTCCTTAAGGCCATTAATAAAGCTGTCGCTAAGCTTTGCTAAAACGTCGGCGGCAGAAATAGAGGACGCGGCCGAAATGGCAGCATTTGCTACGCCTTCAGCCGCAGAGACAACCTCGTCTTTTCCGTCGGTAATGCCCATTGCAAGACCCTTTGAAAACATAAGTCCCACTTCGTCACGCATAACGTGTGAAGGGGATTCAATAACGCCTTCGTCTTTCGCGGCAGTGATTGCATCCCTTACAATTTTTCTCATAGCCGCGTTTAAAATTCCGGACTCACTCTGCGCTCCGGCCGTGATTCCCTGCACCATGGGAACGCCCACTTCGCTGGACATAACAGAGGAGGGGGACTGTATTCCTAAAGATTGCTTCAACGTGTCTACAGAAACCCCGGCAATGGCGGCAAGCCCCGTCAGCAATTGATCATCGCCGGTCTGGAGTCCTGCAAGAATTTGAGACAGCATGGTTCCGCCTACATCTACATAAGAATCTGCTGCAGTTAAAAGTTCCTGTTTTACACCATCAAGTTCTTCTTTACTAATAATTCCTTTTGTAAAATCATCCTGCGCCTTCTGGTATTTCTCTTTACAGATCTCAAGAGTATTTCCTGTTAGTTCTATAGCTTTGGCAGAATCTATCATCACAGGATTTCCAGTCTTAATCGTATTCTGAAACTCGGCAACAGCATTGTTGACATCTTCTGCGGAACCGGTTGCAATTGCGTTGGTGATCGCATCTATTTTGGTCATCACATCCCTATAACCATCTGCCTGTTTTTCCGTTTCCTCATATACCTGCTGCTGGTCTTTATAACCTTGTGCCAGTTCTCTCTGCTCACCTTTAAGCCTTGTAATATTTGCAACGTCTTTCTCCTGATAAGCTTTTCTAAGTTCAGCAGAAATCCTTGCCGACTCATCCAGCGTCTTATTCATTGCGACTTCCTGTTCGGCAAGTTCTGTTCTTTTCTGACTATATGCGATTTCTGCCTGCTGATATATCTGCTGTGCACCTTCAACTGTTGCCCTGGCTCTGCTGGCATCGGTAACGTTGTCAATGGTCTGCTTTAATGTGTCATAATTGTCAATCATGTTCCCAGTCATGGTAAACTGGGTACCAAAGGCTTGATTTAATTGTCCTAAAATAGTTTGTGCATGGCCGACCTCTGTTTCAGAAACATGCCCTGTTGCGTCCGCAAGCCCTAAAAGTTCATCTTTCAGTTTAATCGCCTGATCAATTTTTGTCTGTTCTATGCCAATGCTTGCTTGAGCTGATGTTTGAACATCATTCCATGCTGTTTTCTCATCATTAAGCTGCTGTATTGTTGTATCATTTTTTTCATGTAAAGCATCATAAACCGTCATATTATCGTTTAATTGGACACCTAACTCTGTAACGCCAACGCCGAGGGCCGAAACAGACCCCAATAAAATTCCAAGCTGCGGTCCACCCATGCTGGTACCTTTTACAAATCCAGTAATACCAGCAGTTCCGGCATCAAACGCAATTGATAAAAGATCTACCCCCTCCCCCGTCTTTGCAAGACCAGAATCCAATTTTCCGTCAAGAATATCTGCCACTTTCAATCCTACCGTTGCAAGACCAGAAACTTCTTTTACAACTTTCGGTCCAAGTGCAGACGAAATTTCCAACATACTTTTTGTAACAGAACCTGCTGTTTTGTTAAAAGGTTTTTCAATGTTATTCTCCGCCGCGGTTTTAATTGCTCCTGTCCCTTGTAAAGACGAAGTTTGAAGTTTGTTTATTCCTGCCTCAAACTCACTCGTGTCCAGCTTTGTGTTAAATCTTATGCTGCCATCATATTCTGCCAATTCAATCACCCCTTATATTTTAAAAAGCACAGAGCAAAAATCGCTCTGTGCTTTTTTATTCTCGTAAAACAAAACCGCCCGCAAAAACGGACGGTTTAAACACATCATTTTATTGTTTTTTCCAATATCGTTTTATACTCTGTTATTCTCTTTTCTGGCAAATCCTCAGAAAAATCAATATGTACATTTTTAATCTGAACGGATCGACCTATTCCGGCAGATGAATCATTTGCTTCTTTCACTTCATCCCCTACATCAATCGTTACAATTACCGTTTTATCTTTTTCACTCATATCAAAAAAAGAAGCAGTTTCTGAATCATTTAACTTCATAAAACTGAAAAACTCAATGTTTTTTACTTTCTTCTTCAGAGCATCATAAATCTCACGGGCACCAACGCCGTTTGGTGAAATGAACGACCGATTAATGGAATTTTTTTCAATGGGTAATTCTTCACTATTTTGGTAGACAGCTTCCTCTCCAGTTGCTTTCTTAAGCGCTTCCGTATATTTTGACGCCTCATCTTTTGGAACGGTTCCGTCAATCCGAAGAAGCAAATTACCGGAAGAATATAAACCATATGTTTTTTCACCGCTGGACTTCATGCTTTCGTTTAAAACGCTGACTGCTTTTCCCAAGTCATCTGCCGAGGAATAAACCTCAATGTAACACGCACGCTCTTTTTCAATCTCCCTGTTTTGATTGGGCATACGAAAGACAATTTTTTCTGAAATGGGAATTTTTCCGCCAAAATCAGAAACAACATCTTTATACTCCGCTTCATACGAAAGACCCCCAACCTTTTCCAGCTCGTTGTAAACACTTTTCGCACTTCCGGCCTTTTCACCGCACCCAACAAACCCCAGGCACATGACAGCCGCCAACAAAAACGCAATTCCCTTTTTCATAAATAATTCCTCCTAAAAAATTATGATAAAAATATTTTACCATAATTATCCTGAAAAAGCAAGGAAAATTTGTCTTCCAATTTAACAAAACTGCCCGCTCTCCGCCGCATTCTTCACAGTGCCAAAGCCTTTCAGCGACTCTCCCGTGAGTTCTGAAATTCCCACTTCAAATTCGTTGGTATCCAGTTTCGTGCTAAATTTAATACTGCCGTCAAATTCTGCCAATTCAATCACCCCTCATTTATTTAAAAAAGCACAAGGCAGTAAACTTGCCTTGTGCTTTTTTATACTCTGTTTTTATGTAAAACAAAACCGAATCTTACGATTCGGTTCGTTTTGAATATTCCATATTAATAGGCTTGCCCGTTACTCTTTCAAGCGCGTTGCTATATTTAAAAAACAACTCTTCCGAGCTTCTGTCAAGTTCAATAATGATATTGCCTGACACAAGAATGGAACGCTCAAATTTTGACCCTTGATATCCATCAAAACTAACTCTAGCAAGAGATAAGGCATCTTCGTCAGATTCTGCAATGCTGATAGTTCCGCAAACAAGTTTGCTATCTGTCCTGTCCCAAAAAATAATAAATTCTAACTCATGCAGATAGCTATAAATTGCAAATTCCAAACCGCCCAATTCTTCTTTCAGCCTTTCAAATGCTTCGTTTGCGCCAAAACCGTTCGGCGGCTGAAACGTTTTCTTACGGTTAGACTTTTCCACCTCGGGATTTCTGTCGTTCCACTTTTGCACATTATCTTTCGTCAACTCTTTTAATGCACTGGTATATTTTCGTGTATCACCTTTGGGAACATTTCCATCAATCCGAAGAAGTACATTTCCCGAAGAGTACAGCCAGTTATATTTACTATCCGTCTGCACATATTGTTCGCAAGATCGCTCTAAATCCTCTTGCGACGGATATACTTCAATATAGCACGCTTTTTCCCGATAAGTAGGCCGTTCTTCCTTTGGCATGCGAAAAACAATCATTTCCACATTCGGCACTTTGGCAGAATTGAAAGATTCCGTGCTGTCATACTTAGTGTCTAAAATCAATTCTCCTTCTTTCTCCAGCTCTTTAAACACCATCTCTGCATTTACGCCAACCGTCTTCCCAACAATTTTCCGCGCAAGTCCCATACCCGGAAGCTCGCACCCAACAAACCCCAGGCACATGACAGCCGCCAACAAAAACGCAATCCCCTTTTTCATAAAAATCCTCCTTAATTACGATAAAAATATTTTACCATAATTATCCTGAAAAAGCAAGGAAAAATTGTCTGCCAATTTAACAAAACCGCCCGCAAAAACGGACGGTTTTAAAATAAATCTGATTATTCCGACCGTTTTGAAAATTCCATGTCAATCGGCTTGCCAGTTATTTTTTTAAGCGCGTTGCTGTATTGAACGAACAGAGCTTCCGAGCTTCTGTCAATCTCTATCACAACATTGTCCGAAACAAAAATTGAACACGCAATGCCAGCCCACGGATTGGGGGAATATCCAATTTCTGCAAAAGAAACCGCTTCTTTATAAGATTCAAAAACGAGAACAGAGCCACAGAAAATATTGCCGGATTCTCTGAGCCAAAACGACACAATTTCTGCGTTAGCCGTATAGACATAGGATGCAAATTCCAAACCGCCTATTTCCTGTTTCAAAATTTCAAACGCTTCGTTAGCGCCAAAGTTCCCCGGCAGCTGAAAGGTTTTTTCACGGTTTGAGCTTCTTATAATGGGTTCGGCTCTGTGCCGCGCCTGCACTTCTTCATTTGTTAATTTCTTTAACGCGTCAGTGTAGGGCTGCACAATGTCGAACGGCACATTGCCGTCTATTCTGAGAAGCACATTTTTTGAAGCATATAGCCAGTCAATCTTTTT
It encodes the following:
- a CDS encoding siphovirus ReqiPepy6 Gp37-like family protein — protein: MEDIRFYRFDTGNFELLHIEHNIKSCYWTLYFNEIGTFEGTFPLSNGLVNILMNHQYLFLTQGKMLQAIITGKTVDSAVKIYGKTPNWILSRRTIGPFKTSELKFTDYPSVVQYVLQTGFSDIYESDFTFHDLPALELEGEAFWRNTRNPVSDVIRDRLENDLLGHRVMLDVTENKWNFEIYQGENRVEIVSEANRNLKNVTITDDCQNFYTAGWYKKELVDKGDWNPYDNSVPASRPSSYGWYYTITYEDEQSPKKSYPAGSYLVCADKETGTWKVCNDMPELWEYLPGDAEGICKWDAVLSSATESEAKTDLTNKIWRHEISGESSRLKLGTDYGLGDTVRVQVEKGGFAETVSKRITGAEIWWENGNVGEKLIFKEE
- a CDS encoding phage distal tail protein encodes the protein MNITFQNDFGKILMTGGGKGPAWKIKEITGLGIPEKSFAYNTFAGVAGQELSSVSVLARTITMNVDIDCRFPQISMSRAACILNADGVLTIHHGTKHRAISCRCTSFTKTEKKAAFFEATLQFVADNPYFHDCEEKRVVISRKNDKLTFPFHLPVTFSERVNSTDLVVSGEEASEPVIYIFGDDPENTDYDDNSITIVNKTANAFLKLNYKISYGEQIKIDIPNREITSNLRERMFQYLSDDSFFSSFVLLSGANEIECRTNVRINAYILFQNNYLEAMY